The Girardinichthys multiradiatus isolate DD_20200921_A chromosome 21, DD_fGirMul_XY1, whole genome shotgun sequence genomic sequence AAACTCCTGCCCAGCGATCGCCGCGGAGACCTGACCTCAAACTCCAAACAAGCTGTCACCGTGGGGCTCTGACCGTTCTGCTCATTTCTGTTTGCATCCCCACTTAGCGAAGATTTGGCAGGAACACAGAGTGAGTGGTTTGTTCCGGCCATTTGTGGTGCTTCTCCCCAGGCGAGTGGAAAGGGAGACAAAACCGAAAGTGTACCTGAAAACTATTTACAGCTCTGGAACACTTTCActtctttgtcattttattgAACTTAATCAGCTGACAGATGTGACAGTAATCTCCTCTGTATCTAATACAATTATTTATCTAATAGTCAGTAAGATTAAACTGACCTCTGGATGTAGTGACCTGCAAAAACATTGACACCATTTGAACTTTGAACTGAGGTGACATCCAAAAACCTGAATGTACTCTGTTGGAAGTTTATGTCATTTACCAACACAAATGcaaagttgaaggaaaattacatctggcttttaaatgtaaaattttaaaagtattcatccACCCTTTACTCCGATACCCCTAAACAGTACAAATGTTTGCCATTCAGAATATGAACAATGGACTGAATACACCAACctcacaatgaaacatggtggtggtagcatcatgctgtgggaatgcttttctttagcagggagaatgaagctggtcagagtaaatgaaagatggatggagctaaatacagagcagtcCTTGAAGAAGCCacttagaggctgcaaaagatgaAGGATCTTATCCAGCAGGACAAGAACCCTGACATACAGCCGGAGCTACAATTGAATGACAGGTACAGTCAAACTCCAGCACCGAATGCAATAGAAAACATCTGACAAGAATgtaacatttctgttaataaacgctctccatctaacTTGACTAAGCTTCAGtcattctgcaaagaaaagcaggcaaaaaatgtcagcctcctGATGTGCAAAgccagtggaaaaaaacaaacaaaccaaaatctTTGCATCTGTAATCGCAGTAAACGGTGCTTCTACAAAGAATTGAcaaaggggggctgaatacagatgcacGCCGCacctttcaggtttttatttgtacagtaaaaaatgtttgatcatttttcccatttaacttcacaactttgtgttggtgtttcccataaatcccaataaattatAGTGATGCATGTGCCTGTGATGTAACAAAGCAAAAGCTGTagatgcttttgcaaggcatacCCCTCTTATTCAGGGAAATCATTCGCAAATTAGTAGAAATCAAAGTATGATTTGATGGACCGTCATGGGTCTACTGAGTCCAACCGTAGAGCAGAACCTTCACAGAAGAAAACTTGAGTTTCAACAGGAAAACATCAGTAAATCCAGATGCAGGTTTTAAACGGCGTAGAGCATTTCCAGCCACATTATGACCTGATCATTCAGAAACCAATCCTCAGTGGCACCCAGAGAAACGGTCAGGTGTGAGCTGACAGTGGAACCAGCGCCAGAGAACAGCTGTTTGGTTAAAAACCAAGAATTTAATAGTGAATCtggctttaaataaaaagtcactTTAATTGAAgttcttacacacacacacacacacacacacacacaaacaagctTTTAGTCTGATCACAGAAAGAAGTTGAACATTCACTCTGAAGTAGACAAACACTGGTCAGTTTTCTCAGAcaaaaatatatagatatatttaaATCTTTACAATAAGCTTGAATCGTGAAACATCCACAGAGGAGTGTGCACACCTACAGTCAAAGAACCCAAAGCACTCTCTCCTCAAACAGTCCTGTTTTGAACCCTGGTGTCAGTGTAAAATTCTTGTTTCAattctttctttaaaacaaatgtgcaaataaGACAAGTTTTGGAATCCTTCAGCATTCAGTGTAGAAAGTCCAGGATCCTCAGGGAGCAACAGTGGTGATGCTCTCTTTCCACCTCAGTTCTGTGCTCCCAGGTTTAAATACAGCTCTGCCTTTTCATTTTCAAGTAAAGTGCTCCTCTAGAAAAACCACACGGCATGAGATCAGTCCTGCATCGTGTCGACCGCTGCTCAGACGGAGAATCGCAGACCGATGCTTGGAAAACACGGGAATGTCCtctgaaggcaaaaaaaaacagtggagaAGCAGTCCTGGATGACTGCAGGAAGTCACACAAACTCCAGCTTGCCGTGGCCGCTGTACATCCCCCAGTGCACCAGAGACATGATCTTGTCATTGCCCAGGTCGGCCTGCCTCATCTTGTCGCAGGTCAGGCAGCAGTTCTCATGGCCCGTCACCGGCACCATGCACTCCAGGTCCAGTTTGGCCACGTGGCCCTTCTTGGTGTGGTGGCCGTGGAAGCTGTAGTGGAGCCGCGACAGCATCTGCTGCCGCTGGTCCTGCAGCCGCTTGTTCTCGCTGCGCAGCATCCGCAGCGCCAACATGATGAGCAGCACCAGGATGAGGCCGCCGGCGATGGGCACGGCGATCACCGCTGCTCGGAACCACACTTCCTTGGCCGAGGCCAGCTCTTGCACCCGCGTCACCAGGTTCCTGTTGCTGCCGTCGGCTTGATACCGGCTATCTGCACACGTGAACACAATCGGTTCGTTAGTTGCATATTTACGTGCAGATGTGAATGCAAAGTACTGACAAGAAGTGATGCCTCATTCCTAATGAAAAGAAGCGGCTGTGCTCTAAACCCATGCCAGGAAAGCTACCACAGAGAGAAGATAACACAGaccaagagagagagagaccagcagaggcaaaaacaaatGAGTCACCTTGTCCCAACTGAGAGCCAGATAATAATTCGAGCTAATAAACTACAGCCTG encodes the following:
- the bambia gene encoding BMP and activin membrane-bound inhibitor (Xenopus laevis) homolog a isoform X1, with translation MERFISIWLQLELCAMAVLLTKGEIRCYCDAPHCVATGYMCKSELNACFTKVLDPLNANSPLTHGCLDPVSNAADVCSSSQRAADLLSGALTLECCHEDMCNYRGLHDLGHTRDSTDSRYQADGSNRNLVTRVQELASAKEVWFRAAVIAVPIAGGLILVLLIMLALRMLRSENKRLQDQRQQMLSRLHYSFHGHHTKKGHVAKLDLECMVPVTGHENCCLTCDKMRQADLGNDKIMSLVHWGMYSGHGKLEFV
- the bambia gene encoding BMP and activin membrane-bound inhibitor (Xenopus laevis) homolog a isoform X2 yields the protein MCKSELNACFTKVLDPLNANSPLTHGCLDPVSNAADVCSSSQRAADLLSGALTLECCHEDMCNYRGLHDLGHTRDSTDSRYQADGSNRNLVTRVQELASAKEVWFRAAVIAVPIAGGLILVLLIMLALRMLRSENKRLQDQRQQMLSRLHYSFHGHHTKKGHVAKLDLECMVPVTGHENCCLTCDKMRQADLGNDKIMSLVHWGMYSGHGKLEFV